In Ostrea edulis chromosome 6, xbOstEdul1.1, whole genome shotgun sequence, a single window of DNA contains:
- the LOC125646310 gene encoding uncharacterized protein LOC125646310, with translation MAWIIKTFMVCVCIHGHSFIQRGDFFQIFSEMTDMVPATFSPHFEEKSFSLLQCVDFCTRIQNCVSVFMNKTLFTCQGFGNPFLYTGVLNSNQGMWYIGSVSDLCSSGGYVWDPDYRICYKYHSTKVSIQDTASTCSSESARLLLVTSDNVYSFAVEFMKSQSTDSLYIQGSRDSVYSSQYVDDHGRQMTNVRWSPGEPSLDGVYVRLNIELYLLEATPGGTPRRFICQRGQF, from the exons ATGGCCTGGATTATTAAAACTTTCATGGTCTGTGTCTGTATTCATGGGCATTCCTTCATTCAACGTGGTGACTTCTTTCAAATATTCTCAGAAATGACCGATATGGTTCCTGCAACATTTTCCCCTCATTTTGAAGAGAAATCCTTTTCGTTGCTTCAGTGCGTGGATTTTTGTACCAGAATACAAAACTGTGTATCAGTATTCATGAACAAAACCTTGTTTACTTGTCAGGGATTTGGAAACCCTTTTCTGTACACAGGAGTATTGAATTCAAATCAGGGAATGTGGTATATCGGATCAG TTTCAGATTTGTGTTCGTCCGGGGGCTACGTGTGGGATCCTGATTATAGAATCTGCTATAAATATCATTCTACAAAAGTCAGCATTCAAGACACAGCATCTACTTGCAGTTCCGAGTCAGCTCGTCTGCTTCTTGTGACGTCAGACAATGTGTATAGCTTTGCAGTGGAATTCATGA AGAGCCAGTCAACGGATTCCCTCTACATCCAAGGATCACGTGACTCGGTGTACAGCAGTCAGTATGTCGATGATCACGGGAGGCAGATGACGAATGTTAGATGGAGTCCTGGGGAGCCGTCCCTTGACGGGGTCTACGTGCGCCTAAACATAGAGCTCTATCTCCTGGAGGCCACCCCAGGGGGCACTCCTAGACGTTTTATTTGTCAAAGAGGACaattttaa